The genomic stretch GGGCGCTTGATAATGACGAATTCCCCTCGACAAGGGATTAGGTGTGCAACCTATGCAGGAGGTGATCACATCTCGGCAGCCGGAAAGACGGAAGTGGCATATTAACTGCGTGAGCCGTGAAGAATGCTGCGGAACCTCATTCTAATATCACCGGAGTGCACGATGGCACTGAAAGCTACGAAAGAACTCAAGGTGCCGCTTTATGGCGTTCGCGTGATGATTTTCACCACCAAGGCAGCTGGAGACAAGTTTCTCGGCTACGAGAGCATAGATACGAATTACTCTGCAATGGTAAGCGTTCTGACCTGCGCTAAAGGCATTGACTACATCGCCATTACTTTCAGAACACTGGACGATTATTGCAGCGAGACATTAACCCATGAGTGTGTACACGCCGCATGGAGAGTGCTTGAACTCGTTGGCATCAAAGTGTCGGTCGATAACCAAGAGCCTCTAGCCTATCTGGCAGGCTGGCTATCTCGCCAGGTGAACAACTTCATGATGAACCACATAGAGGCTCAACAGCAGCCGAAGGACTGAATATGGCAAGACCGGATTGGGGAGCCAAACAACAAGAGTTCCTCGCCGACCATGCCAAGACGAACATATCCCCGAAGGAATGGTGCGAGGCTCAAGGGTTAAATTACTCAACAGCGAAGCGTCATATCAAAATTGCGAATGCGCAGAAGACTGCGAAAGCAAATGCTGCGAATGCGCACATAGAGCAAATCGCAAAAAGTGCAGAAGAGTTAGTGACTGATGAAGGCATTAATCATCAGCAAGCAATGTTTGTCGTTGAATACGTTAAAGACAGGAATGGAACACAGGCAGCCATCAGGGCTGGCTATAGTGAGAAGACCGCAAAAGAACAGGCAGCGAGACTGCTATCAAATGTTAACGTTTCTTCCGCAATCAACAAACAACTCAAAGCCTTAGCAATCCGCACCCTCATAAATGCTGATGAAATCGTTGCCAATATGTGGCAAGTCGCCAACTTGGACATGCGAGAAATATCAGAGTTGCGCAGGGGGTGCTGCCGACATTGCTGGGGTGAAAACTTCGGTTATCAATGGACGGAAGAAGAATACGAGAAGGCGTGCGAACGTGCAGAAGCTCGTGAAAAGCCAGTCCCTTCACTGCGTGGAGGCCTGGGGTATGTGCGAACTCTTGCCCCAAATGATGACTGCCCAGCTTGCGGTGGAGAGGGGGTTGCTCGCGAGTTCTTCCATGATAGCCGCAAGCTCTCAACTGTAGCGGCAATGGCCTTCAATGGTGTGAAGCGTACGAAAGATGGGCTTGAGATAATGACGCTCGATCGTGCTGCAATGTATGACCGGGTAATGAAGCATATCGGCATGCTCGAATCTCCTGCTGCAAAGCGAATCCAACAACTTGAAGCAGAAAAACGCGAACTGGAGAATGCGCGATTACGTGCAGAATCCAATAAGCCTGATCGTCCTGAAGGCGTCGAAGAAGATTATCAACTACAGGCGCTGACACCAGATGAAAACACCCCTG from Rahnella sikkimica encodes the following:
- a CDS encoding terminase small subunit, which gives rise to MARPDWGAKQQEFLADHAKTNISPKEWCEAQGLNYSTAKRHIKIANAQKTAKANAANAHIEQIAKSAEELVTDEGINHQQAMFVVEYVKDRNGTQAAIRAGYSEKTAKEQAARLLSNVNVSSAINKQLKALAIRTLINADEIVANMWQVANLDMREISELRRGCCRHCWGENFGYQWTEEEYEKACERAEAREKPVPSLRGGLGYVRTLAPNDDCPACGGEGVAREFFHDSRKLSTVAAMAFNGVKRTKDGLEIMTLDRAAMYDRVMKHIGMLESPAAKRIQQLEAEKRELENARLRAESNKPDRPEGVEEDYQLQALTPDENTPGKPIL